A genomic stretch from Thermoanaerobaculia bacterium includes:
- the pstS gene encoding phosphate ABC transporter substrate-binding protein PstS produces the protein MRNPVANLLAAAVVAAAAALPAGAQTIQLNGAGATFPYPIYSKWFSEYHKIHPNVQINYQSIGSGGGIRQITERTVDFGASDGPMTPEQMQGAPGIMHFPTVMGAVVPVYSIPGVEAELKFTGPVLADIYLGKITKWNDRAITALNPGVRLPATDIACVHRADGSGTTYIWADYLAKVSPEWRKRVGVNTSLKWPVGVGGKGNEGVAGQVKQQPGSIGYVELIYAIQNKIDFGLVQNMSGRFLKASLAGVTAAAAGAANAMPKDFRVSITNAPGPDSYPISSFTWLLVYQNQKDKTKGKILTDFVHWMLHDGQRYCPELAYAPLPPQVVTLEEAALARVK, from the coding sequence ATGAGGAATCCCGTCGCCAATCTTCTCGCCGCCGCCGTGGTCGCCGCGGCCGCGGCTCTCCCGGCCGGCGCGCAGACGATCCAGCTGAACGGCGCGGGCGCCACGTTCCCGTACCCGATCTATTCCAAGTGGTTTTCCGAGTACCACAAGATCCATCCCAACGTGCAGATCAACTACCAGTCGATCGGCTCGGGCGGCGGCATCCGGCAGATCACCGAGCGAACGGTCGACTTCGGAGCGTCCGACGGTCCGATGACGCCGGAGCAGATGCAGGGCGCTCCCGGGATCATGCACTTCCCGACCGTGATGGGCGCGGTCGTACCGGTGTACAGCATCCCGGGGGTCGAGGCGGAGCTCAAGTTCACCGGACCGGTGCTCGCCGACATCTATCTCGGGAAGATCACGAAGTGGAACGACCGGGCGATCACCGCTCTGAACCCGGGGGTCAGGCTGCCGGCCACGGACATCGCCTGCGTCCACCGCGCCGACGGCTCGGGCACGACCTACATCTGGGCGGATTATCTCGCGAAGGTTTCGCCCGAGTGGAGGAAGAGAGTCGGCGTGAACACGTCCCTCAAGTGGCCCGTCGGCGTCGGTGGCAAGGGGAACGAGGGCGTGGCCGGACAGGTCAAGCAGCAGCCGGGCTCGATCGGGTACGTCGAGCTGATCTACGCGATCCAGAACAAGATCGACTTCGGTCTCGTGCAGAACATGTCGGGACGGTTCCTGAAGGCGTCCCTCGCGGGCGTGACCGCCGCGGCCGCCGGCGCGGCCAACGCGATGCCGAAGGATTTCCGGGTCTCGATCACGAATGCCCCCGGGCCGGATTCCTATCCGATCTCCTCGTTCACCTGGCTCCTCGTCTACCAGAACCAGAAGGACAAGACGAAGGGCAAGATCCTGACGGACTTCGTCCACTGGATGCTCCACGACGGGCAGAGGTACTGCCCGGAGCTCGCGTACGCCCCGCTGCCGCCTCAGGTCGTGACCCTCGAGGAAGCGGCCCTGGCGCGGGTGAAGTGA
- a CDS encoding porin — protein MRSNFRMALPAAALAAVFLAGSARAQVTPAKGYDPVDDTPSFKVGGVIFADYTYTDKPTTADSAGNTIHPNSFNVSRAYVNVLANISHMLSARITTDVRADTNSNDPALFGSSVVRLKYAYGQINFDEWIGKGTWARIGLQTTPWIDYEEGIYRYRFQGPVFVDRESILTSSDYAIAGHYELPSSYGDIHLGVYNGEGYGSQADQSAANDQKAFQARLSIRPAPGVDVLRGLRLAVFYDGDDYVKDAKKQRFLANATFEYKYVNAGFDWVDTKDQKTPSAADVNGQGWSAWATPRTTFGLEGLLRYDELKPNKDVSAKKKRTIAGVAYWFPVMKGVAATLMADYEQVKYDAELGKPKEERWALHTQFTF, from the coding sequence ATGCGAAGCAACTTCAGGATGGCTCTGCCCGCCGCGGCGCTCGCGGCGGTCTTCCTGGCGGGAAGCGCCCGGGCGCAGGTCACGCCCGCGAAGGGGTACGACCCCGTCGACGACACGCCCAGCTTCAAGGTCGGCGGCGTCATCTTCGCGGACTACACGTACACGGACAAACCCACGACGGCCGACTCCGCGGGAAACACGATCCATCCGAACTCCTTCAACGTCAGCCGCGCCTACGTCAACGTTCTCGCGAACATCTCCCACATGCTCTCCGCCCGGATCACGACGGACGTCCGGGCCGACACGAATTCCAACGACCCGGCGCTCTTCGGCTCGAGCGTCGTTCGTCTCAAGTACGCCTACGGCCAGATCAACTTCGACGAGTGGATCGGCAAGGGCACCTGGGCGCGGATCGGTCTCCAGACGACGCCGTGGATCGACTACGAGGAAGGGATCTACCGCTACCGTTTCCAGGGCCCCGTCTTCGTGGACCGCGAGTCGATTCTCACGTCGTCCGACTACGCGATCGCCGGCCACTACGAGCTTCCTTCCAGCTACGGGGACATTCACCTCGGCGTCTACAACGGCGAGGGGTACGGCAGCCAGGCGGACCAGAGCGCGGCCAACGACCAGAAAGCGTTCCAGGCGCGCCTCTCGATCCGTCCGGCGCCCGGCGTCGACGTCCTCCGGGGGCTTCGGCTCGCGGTCTTCTACGACGGCGACGACTACGTGAAGGATGCGAAGAAGCAGCGTTTCCTCGCCAACGCGACGTTCGAATACAAGTACGTCAACGCCGGTTTCGACTGGGTCGATACGAAAGACCAGAAGACGCCCTCCGCGGCGGACGTGAACGGCCAGGGCTGGTCCGCCTGGGCGACGCCGCGGACGACGTTCGGTCTCGAAGGGCTCCTGCGCTACGACGAGCTCAAGCCGAACAAGGACGTGAGCGCGAAGAAGAAGCGCACGATCGCCGGCGTGGCCTACTGGTTCCCGGTGATGAAGGGAGTCGCCGCGACGCTGATGGCCGACTACGAGCAGGTGAAGTACGACGCCGAGCTCGGGAAGCCGAAGGAGGAGCGCTGGGCGCTTCACACGCAGTTTACGTTCTAG